The following proteins are encoded in a genomic region of Phragmites australis chromosome 9, lpPhrAust1.1, whole genome shotgun sequence:
- the LOC133928478 gene encoding GATA transcription factor 23-like yields MDSSEQKVVGFPPPAVEAGRPCCVECRTTATPMWRGGPTGPRSLCNACGIRYRKKRRQELGLDNKKPQQQPPQQPQQLQDHSEATSAVKDSSSSKSSSLQVVKKRRVLMGVEEAAILLMAMSSSSRPTLLHG; encoded by the exons ATGGATTCCTCCGAGCAGAAG GTGGTCGGGTTCCCGCCGCCGGCGGTGGAGGCAGGGAGGCCGTGCTGCGTCGAGTGCCGCACCACCGCGACGCCCATGTGGCGCGGCGGGCCGACGGGGCCGAGG TCGCTATGCAACGCTTGCGGGATCCGGtacaggaagaagaggaggcaaGAGCTGGGTCTCGACAACAAGAAGCCGCAACAACAGCCACCGCAACAGCCACAACAACTTCAAGATCACAGTGAAGCAACAAGTGCAGTAAaagacagcagcagcagcaaaagtAGCAGCCTCCAAGTGGTGAAGAAACGGAGGGTCCTAATGGGAGTGGAGGAGGCTGCAATCCTGCTCATGGCCATGTCCTCCTCATCTAGACCCACATTGCTACACGGCTAA
- the LOC133928477 gene encoding nifU-like protein 4, mitochondrial produces the protein MAMARRRLLALACRFQRRAPAPAATHPWRRALPRFLSSAAAGPLDRLKSPPFSRPPARSPASSPWDRFGGGQKRTMFIQTQSTPNPQSLMFYPGKPVMEVGSSDFPNARTAMTSPLAKALFAVDGVTRVFFGSDFVTVTKSEETSWDYLKPEIFASIMDFYSSGQPLFLDSNAAASMDTAIHEDDSEIVAMIKELLETRIRPAVRDDGGDIEYQGFDPESGIVKLKMQGACSGCPSSSVTLKSGIENMLMHYVPEVKGVEQEFDGDEEAELTGQME, from the exons ATGGCCATGGCGAGGCGGAGGCTTCTCGCGCTCGCGTGCCGGTTCCAGAGGAGGGCTcccgcgccggcggcgacgcATCCGTGGCGGCGAGCCCTGCCTCGGTTCCTCTCCTCTGCGGCGGCGGGCCCCCTCGACCGCTTAAAGTCGCCGCCTTTCTCGCGCCCGCCGGCCAGGAGCCCTGCCTCCTCCCCGTGGGATCGATTCGGAG GAGGGCAGAAGAGGACCATGTTCATCCAGACGCAGTCGACCCCAAATCCGCAGTCACTCATGTTCTATCCTGGAAAGCCAGTTATGGAAGTTGGGAGCTCCGATTTCCCTAATGCTCGGACCGCGATGACATCCCCTTTGGCGAAGGCGCTGTTCGCGGTTGATG GAGTTACCAGAGTATTCTTTGGATCTGATTTTGTTACTGTAACAAAGTCAGAAGAAACTTCTTGGGATTATCTTAAACCTGAGATTTTTGCTTCAATAATGGATTTTTACTCATCTGGGCAACCACTTTTTCTGGACTCAAATGCTGCAGCCTCTATGGACACAGCAATTcatgag GATGATTCGGAAATAGTTGCTATGATAAAAGAATTGTTGGAGACTCGCATTCGACCAGCTGTTcgagatgatggtggtgacaTTGAATACCAAGGATTTGATCC AGAATCAGGGATAGTTAAGCTAAAAATGCAAGGAGCCTGCAGCGGCTGTCCAAGTTCATCAGTCACGTTGAAGTCTGGGATAGAAAACATGCTTATGCATTATGTGCCTGAG GTGAAAGGAGTAGAGCAGGAGTTTGATGGTGATGAGGAAGCTGAACTGACTGGCCAGATGGAATGA